The proteins below are encoded in one region of Lactuca sativa cultivar Salinas chromosome 3, Lsat_Salinas_v11, whole genome shotgun sequence:
- the LOC111877040 gene encoding photosynthetic NDH subunit of subcomplex B 5, chloroplastic: protein MAGVSAKPLSALSISSIPKIAANSEQSPNRIRVSSNAICSTSFGLRYRSINNRCNGRNRINRLNAAGLTDIEPDLNEDPVDRWENSGISDDDFVYGKYDGHHTYNEGDDKSTFWGSIAEDYAAVDPPTGFQGLISWLFLPAVALGMYLNVPGEYLYIGAAIFVVVFCIIEMDKPSEAYNFEPQIYNMEKGSRDKLISDYNTMDIWDFNEKYGDLWDFTVTKDDIMKR, encoded by the exons ATGGCGGGGGTTTCAGCAAAACCACTCTCTGCTTTATCCATTTCCTCAATCCCCAAAATCGCTGCTAACTCCGAACAATCCCCAAACaggattagggtttcaagtaACGCAATTTGTTCTACTTCATTCGGTCTCAGATATAGAAGCATCAACAATCGATGCAATGGTAGAAACAGGATAAACAGATTAAACGCAGCTGGATTAACTGATATCGAACCTGACCTGAATGAAGATCCTGTCGATAGGTGGGAGAACAGTGGCATTAGTGAT GATGATTTTGTCTATGGAAAGTATGATGGACACCACACATACAATGAAGGAGATGACAAAT CAACATTTTGGGGATCAATAGCAGAAGATTATGCAGCAGTCGACCCTCCCACTGGTTTCCAAG GTCTCATTTCATGGCTATTTCTTCCTGCTGTTGCTCTTGGGATGTACCTCAATGTTCCG GGAGAATATTTGTACATTGGAGCCGCGATATTCGTTGTAGTATTTTGCATAATTGAGATGGATAAACCAAGTGAAGCGTACAACTTTGAGCCACAAATATATAACATGGAAAAAGGTTCTCGAGACAAGTTAATATCGGACTACAACACGATGGATATTTGGGACTTCAATGAAAAATATGGTGATCTTTGGGATTTTACTGTgaccaaagatgatatcatgaAAAGATAG